The following are from one region of the Eubacterium sp. MSJ-33 genome:
- the cheB gene encoding chemotaxis-specific protein-glutamate methyltransferase CheB produces MSDIIEKIDGFTVAYLAVDGEEGYEILKKYRDIDIVMTDIDMPRMDGLTLIQKAKEAEFAAPFIVFSAREDSYAVFTALDLGAIEFIKKPDHIFQKDAQKYAEKIKKALCMAVEVKERSSKVENLVDAQKTEYIVKHERKYRKSMQGRKLVALVCSTGGPRALQSVIPKLPKNLAAPVVLVQHMPEGFTNTLAVRLNEQSSVIVKEAEEGDILQNGYVYIARGGTHLALHETKRGCEIFFDDKPPVGGLKPCGNIMLSSLSYVSYDEIICVILTGMGADGTKGAQELSKHKPIYVIAQDEASSTVYGMPKAIRDVGLCDCVCGLQQIAEEITKKVGV; encoded by the coding sequence ATGTCTGATATAATAGAAAAAATAGATGGCTTTACTGTTGCATATCTGGCCGTAGATGGTGAAGAAGGATATGAAATTTTAAAAAAATACAGAGATATCGATATCGTTATGACGGATATCGATATGCCGAGAATGGATGGACTGACGTTGATCCAGAAAGCCAAAGAAGCGGAGTTTGCGGCACCATTTATTGTGTTCAGTGCAAGAGAGGATTCGTATGCGGTATTTACTGCACTTGATCTGGGAGCAATTGAATTTATCAAAAAACCAGATCATATTTTCCAAAAGGATGCACAGAAATACGCAGAAAAAATCAAGAAAGCTCTTTGTATGGCGGTAGAAGTAAAAGAACGGTCATCAAAGGTTGAAAATCTTGTGGACGCACAGAAGACGGAATATATTGTGAAGCATGAGCGAAAATACCGAAAGAGTATGCAAGGGAGAAAGCTTGTTGCACTTGTCTGTTCGACAGGAGGACCAAGAGCCTTGCAGTCGGTTATTCCGAAGCTGCCGAAGAATCTTGCTGCACCGGTTGTGTTAGTGCAACATATGCCAGAAGGATTTACGAATACACTGGCTGTACGGTTGAATGAACAAAGTTCGGTGATAGTGAAAGAGGCAGAAGAGGGTGATATTTTACAGAATGGATACGTCTATATTGCACGTGGCGGAACACATCTGGCATTGCATGAGACTAAGAGAGGCTGTGAGATATTTTTTGACGATAAACCTCCGGTTGGTGGTTTGAAACCATGCGGAAATATAATGTTATCGAGTTTAAGTTATGTGTCTTATGATGAGATTATCTGCGTAATCTTAACGGGAATGGGTGCAGATGGAACAAAAGGGGCACAGGAACTTTCCAAACATAAACCGATTTATGTAATTGCACAGGACGAAGCAAGCAGTACTGTTTATGGAATGCCAAAGGCAATCCGGGATGTGGGTCTTTGTGACTGTGTATGTGGTTTGCAGCAGATTGCGGAAGAAATTACAAAGAAAGTAGGTGTTTAA
- a CDS encoding chemotaxis protein CheA: protein MDLSQYLEIFIDESKEHLQTLNDQVLILEAEPENVDTVNEIFRAAHSLKGMAGTMGYKRMQRLTHDMENVFSEIRNGKMNVNADLVDIVFKCLDALEGYLTNIIETSDEGTEDNDELIAQLNAVLQNGLAGSGEAQAAAATEEVKEEKKPEEGDRRKYLSIPLADFEKNAISEAKAQGMHVYATTVYIQETCLLKAARAFLVFKGLENKGDIIKSVPSVQDIEDEKFDLDFSMFIISDKSLEEVKKTIENVSEIEEAVIEEYELNAQEPMQAEVKEEEKKPEETTDKAAAPAKKEEKKPAGKSGKPVVNRSVRVDIEKLDDLMNQVSELIIAKNGLVSVTGTLSTQDQSFNEQIEYLERITTNLHESVMKVRMVPIESVVNRFPRMIRDLSKKLNKEMELIMTGEDTELDRTVIDEIGDPLMHMLRNAADHGLESTIDRLKLGKPQVGTIRLDAYQDGNNVTIEVSDDGAGVDVEKIKRKALEKGQITEEQAEYMTEKDAIDMLFMPAFSTAEKISDVSGRGVGLDVVKNKIEGLGGDVEVVSKLGEGTTFIVRLPLTLAIIQALMVEVSGEKYALPLNSIVTVEEILPEDIRYVHTKEVINLRGSVIPLVRLNEVLDIEPFEKDVDAIEDEGEIVVIVKKGDKQAGLVIDKLLGQQEIVIKSLGKYIHVPKMISGATILGNGEVALIIDSNTLV from the coding sequence ATGGATTTAAGCCAGTATCTTGAGATTTTTATTGATGAATCAAAAGAACATTTACAGACACTCAACGATCAGGTTTTGATTCTGGAAGCAGAGCCGGAAAACGTAGATACTGTAAATGAAATCTTCAGAGCTGCCCATTCTTTGAAGGGAATGGCAGGTACGATGGGATATAAGCGTATGCAGCGTCTGACACATGATATGGAGAATGTTTTTTCTGAGATTCGAAACGGTAAGATGAACGTGAATGCAGATCTGGTGGATATTGTGTTCAAGTGTCTGGATGCACTCGAGGGATATTTGACGAATATCATTGAAACTTCGGATGAGGGTACAGAAGACAATGACGAACTGATTGCACAGTTAAATGCAGTTTTGCAGAACGGCCTGGCCGGTTCTGGAGAGGCACAGGCGGCTGCCGCAACGGAAGAAGTAAAAGAGGAGAAGAAGCCGGAGGAAGGAGATCGTAGAAAATATCTGTCAATTCCATTGGCTGATTTTGAAAAGAATGCCATTAGTGAAGCAAAAGCACAGGGAATGCATGTTTATGCAACAACGGTTTACATTCAGGAGACTTGTCTGCTCAAGGCAGCTCGTGCATTTCTTGTATTTAAGGGCTTAGAGAATAAGGGTGATATTATCAAATCTGTACCAAGTGTACAGGATATCGAGGATGAAAAGTTTGATCTTGATTTTTCAATGTTTATTATCTCTGACAAATCATTGGAGGAAGTAAAGAAAACGATTGAGAATGTTTCTGAAATCGAGGAAGCAGTGATTGAAGAATATGAACTGAATGCCCAAGAACCGATGCAGGCAGAAGTTAAGGAAGAAGAGAAGAAGCCAGAGGAGACAACTGACAAGGCTGCTGCACCTGCAAAGAAGGAAGAGAAGAAACCGGCAGGCAAGTCCGGAAAGCCGGTTGTCAATCGTTCCGTACGTGTCGATATTGAGAAATTGGATGATCTGATGAATCAGGTGTCAGAGCTTATTATTGCTAAGAATGGACTTGTCTCTGTGACAGGTACACTTTCTACTCAGGATCAGTCCTTTAATGAGCAGATTGAATATTTAGAGCGAATTACAACGAATCTGCATGAATCTGTTATGAAGGTTCGAATGGTTCCGATTGAGAGTGTAGTGAATCGTTTCCCACGTATGATCCGTGATCTCTCCAAAAAATTAAACAAAGAGATGGAACTGATCATGACTGGTGAGGATACAGAACTTGATCGAACGGTTATCGATGAGATTGGTGATCCTTTGATGCATATGCTTCGAAATGCAGCCGATCATGGGTTGGAGTCAACAATCGATCGGCTGAAGTTAGGAAAACCACAGGTAGGTACGATTCGTCTGGATGCTTATCAGGATGGAAATAATGTAACAATCGAAGTTAGTGACGATGGCGCAGGTGTGGATGTAGAAAAAATTAAGCGCAAGGCGTTGGAAAAGGGACAGATTACAGAGGAACAGGCTGAATATATGACAGAGAAGGATGCAATTGATATGTTGTTTATGCCGGCATTCTCAACCGCAGAGAAGATATCTGATGTATCCGGCCGTGGCGTTGGTCTGGACGTTGTAAAGAACAAGATAGAAGGACTTGGAGGCGATGTTGAGGTTGTATCAAAGTTAGGAGAAGGAACAACATTTATTGTGCGATTGCCTTTGACGCTTGCAATCATTCAGGCTTTGATGGTAGAGGTGTCCGGTGAGAAATATGCGCTTCCGTTAAATTCTATTGTGACAGTCGAAGAGATTTTACCGGAGGATATCCGGTATGTACACACGAAAGAGGTTATCAACCTGCGTGGTTCGGTCATCCCGCTTGTACGACTGAATGAAGTTTTGGATATTGAGCCGTTCGAGAAGGACGTGGATGCTATCGAGGATGAAGGCGAAATCGTTGTAATTGTAAAGAAGGGTGACAAACAGGCAGGTCTTGTGATTGACAAGCTGCTCGGACAGCAGGAGATTGTTATCAAGTCACTTGGAAAATATATTCATGTGCCAAAGATGATCAGTGGTGCAACAATTCTTGGAAATGGTGAAGTTGCGTTGATTATTGATTCAAACACATTGGTGTAA
- a CDS encoding chemotaxis protein CheW: protein MDGNAVASSAKQYIILKFDNEQYGIDITYIDNIVRLQKITRVPHAQPYFLGIINLRGEVVPVMSMRRKFELPDKENTNASRILILKVEGNAKIGILVDEVREVVTLTDDNIEQIATENGDTRTYLTGVGKYNESLISLLNIGALIADIDNE from the coding sequence ATGGATGGAAATGCAGTAGCAAGTAGCGCAAAGCAGTATATTATTTTAAAATTTGATAACGAACAGTATGGAATTGATATTACTTATATTGACAATATTGTTCGTCTGCAGAAGATTACAAGAGTTCCGCATGCACAGCCATACTTCCTTGGAATCATTAATCTTCGTGGTGAAGTTGTTCCGGTTATGAGCATGCGACGGAAGTTTGAATTGCCGGACAAAGAAAATACAAATGCTTCTCGTATTTTAATTCTTAAAGTAGAGGGAAATGCAAAAATCGGTATTTTGGTAGATGAGGTTCGTGAGGTAGTTACTCTGACAGATGATAATATTGAACAGATTGCAACAGAGAATGGGGATACACGTACCTATCTGACAGGTGTTGGAAAGTACAATGAATCCTTGATTTCACTCTTAAATATTGGAGCATTGATCGCAGATATTGACAACGAATAA
- a CDS encoding chemotaxis protein CheC, translated as MEKHTEQLSEQVKDALTELGNIGAGNATTSLSVLLSSKLSMSAPTVKLYDFNELENALGGPETSVVGVLSRLHGSFNAMILFVLGLEDAQHLSEILLGQTQDWHSEMGMSAIGEIANILIGSYVASLENLSGMELRYSQPQICIDMAGAILSVPCIEYGMVSDKALLINSGFKAGNQEIDGYIMLISEMHSFDQLLQKLGIGGAGSE; from the coding sequence ATGGAAAAACATACCGAACAGTTATCGGAGCAAGTAAAAGATGCATTGACAGAGCTTGGGAATATTGGAGCAGGAAATGCAACGACATCTCTTTCTGTACTGTTATCTTCGAAACTCAGTATGAGTGCTCCAACGGTAAAATTATATGATTTTAATGAACTGGAAAATGCACTTGGTGGACCGGAGACATCAGTCGTAGGTGTATTAAGCCGGTTGCATGGTTCGTTCAATGCGATGATCCTGTTTGTACTCGGATTAGAGGATGCCCAGCATTTGTCTGAAATCTTACTTGGACAGACACAGGACTGGCACAGTGAGATGGGAATGTCTGCAATCGGAGAGATTGCGAACATCCTCATTGGATCATATGTTGCCTCACTTGAAAACCTGTCTGGGATGGAGTTAAGATATTCCCAGCCGCAGATCTGTATCGATATGGCGGGAGCGATATTGAGCGTGCCATGTATTGAATATGGTATGGTAAGTGATAAAGCATTGCTGATCAATTCCGGTTTTAAGGCAGGTAATCAGGAGATAGATGGTTATATTATGTTGATTTCTGAGATGCATTCCTTTGACCAGTTGCTGCAAAAGCTAGGAATTGGAGGTGCAGGGAGTGAATGA
- a CDS encoding chemotaxis protein CheD: MNDVIRVGIADMNTCMAGDTITTIGLGSCVGIVLYERTKNIAGLVHIMLPDSTKIRQNQNKLKFADTGIQALIEKLEKQGLSRKSMIAKIAGGAKMFQFSSDTAMGNIGEKNVEAVREVLKQYGIKIVSEDVGLNYGRTIVFDPVTKDLTVVTAGKQTHII, encoded by the coding sequence GTGAATGATGTTATCCGGGTTGGGATAGCGGATATGAACACTTGCATGGCGGGGGATACGATCACAACTATTGGACTTGGGTCCTGTGTGGGGATTGTATTATATGAGCGTACGAAAAATATTGCAGGATTGGTTCACATTATGCTTCCTGACAGTACAAAGATCAGACAAAACCAGAATAAATTAAAATTTGCAGATACCGGAATACAAGCTTTGATTGAAAAACTGGAAAAACAAGGTCTCAGCCGGAAGAGTATGATTGCCAAGATTGCCGGCGGTGCGAAGATGTTTCAGTTTTCTTCTGATACTGCAATGGGAAATATCGGAGAGAAAAATGTGGAAGCAGTACGGGAGGTCTTAAAGCAATATGGAATCAAAATTGTGTCGGAGGATGTAGGATTAAACTATGGACGAACCATCGTATTTGATCCGGTAACCAAAGATTTGACCGTGGTGACTGCCGGAAAGCAGACACATATTATATGA